From Pseudoalteromonas viridis, the proteins below share one genomic window:
- a CDS encoding DUF494 family protein has protein sequence MFDILMYLFENYIHSEADIFVEQNELTDELVGAGFNQDEIYKALDWLEQLADLQQSDEIPYLNARPDSAIRIYTEQECAMLDIECRGFLMFVEQIGVIDCTTREMVIDRLCALDKPAICLDDLKWVILMVLFNVPGKEHAYAQMEDLIFEEPTGPLH, from the coding sequence CGAAAACTATATTCACAGCGAAGCGGATATCTTCGTCGAACAAAACGAACTCACTGATGAACTGGTCGGGGCCGGTTTCAATCAAGACGAGATTTACAAAGCACTGGACTGGCTGGAGCAATTGGCCGATTTACAGCAGTCTGATGAAATTCCTTATTTAAACGCCCGCCCGGATAGCGCGATCCGGATCTACACTGAGCAAGAATGTGCCATGCTGGACATCGAATGTCGGGGCTTTTTGATGTTTGTTGAGCAAATAGGTGTGATAGATTGCACTACCCGTGAAATGGTCATAGACCGCTTATGTGCACTGGATAAACCAGCTATTTGCCTGGACGATTTAAAATGGGTGATCCTGATGGTGCTATTCAATGTTCCAGGTAAAGAACATGCCTATGCCCAGATGGAGGATCTGATCTTCGAAGAGCCCACAGGTCCGCTGCATTAA